In the genome of Streptomyces globosus, one region contains:
- a CDS encoding YlxR family protein, whose amino-acid sequence MSGRTQARACPERTCVGCRARAAKSELLRIVAVGDACVPDPRGTLPGRGAYVHPAAVCVDKAVRRRAFPRALRSPGALDTAGLSDAVAAVAAAAP is encoded by the coding sequence GTGTCTGGCCGGACGCAAGCCCGCGCATGCCCCGAACGCACCTGTGTGGGGTGCCGGGCGCGAGCGGCCAAGAGCGAACTGCTGCGCATCGTGGCGGTCGGGGACGCGTGCGTCCCCGATCCTCGCGGTACGCTGCCCGGCCGGGGTGCCTACGTGCACCCCGCCGCGGTGTGCGTCGACAAGGCGGTCCGCCGCAGGGCGTTCCCCCGGGCCCTCAGGTCCCCGGGCGCGCTCGACACGGCCGGACTGAGCGACGCCGTGGCCGCTGTGGCCGCGGCGGCACCGTAA
- the infB gene encoding translation initiation factor IF-2 produces the protein MAKVRVYELAKEFGVESKVVMAKLQELGEFVRSASSTIEAPVVRKLTDALQGPGGNAGKSAAKPGAPRKAAPAKPGVPTPGPIARPAAPKPGAPAPKPAAAEAPAAPAPVTPASPGPRPGPKAPAAPKPAPAAPVATEFTAPPAAPARPAQGATPGPRPTQQRPAAGGQGGARPGAPRPGATPGAQAPRPGGAAPGPRPGARPAGPRPGNNPFTSGGSTGMARPQAPRPGGAPRPGAPGAGGAGAPRPQAGPGGGPRPQAPGGPRPTPGGMPRPQGPRPTPGGNRPNPGMMPQRPAAGGPGPRPGGGPGRPGAGGPRPGGAGRPGGGGGFAGRPAGPGSRPAGGGFGGPRPGGGGFGGGPGGGGGRPGFGGRPGGPGARGGTQGAFGRPGGPARRGRKSKRQRRQEYEAMQAPSVGGVMLPRGNGETVRLSRGASLTDFAEKINANPASLVAVMMNLGEMVTATQSVSDATLQLLADEMNYTVQIVSPEEEDRELLESFDIEFGEDEGGEELLVARPPVVTVMGHVDHGKTRLLDAIRKTNVVAGEAGGITQHIGAYQVATQVNDEDRKITFIDTPGHEAFTAMRARGAKSTDIAILVVAANDGVMPQTIEALNHAKAADVPIVVAVNKIDVEGADPTKVRGQLTEYGLVAEEYGGDTMFVDISAKQGLNIDKLLEAVVLTADAALDLRANPEQDAQGIAIESHLDRGRGAVSTVLVQRGTLRIGDTMVVGDAYGRVRAMLDDKGNNVEQAGPSTPVLVLGLTNVPGAGDNFLVVDEDRTARQIAEKRAARERNANFAKRVRRVSLEDLDSVLKAGLVQELNLIIKGDASGAVEALESSLLQLDVGEEVDIRVLHRGVGAVTESDIDLAMGSDAIVIGYNVRAAGRAAQMAEREGVDVRYYSVIYQAIEEIEAALKGLLKPEYEEVELGTAEVREVFRSSKLGNIAGVLIRSGEVKRNTKARLLRDGKVVAENLTITGLRRFKDDVTEIREGFEGGINLGNFNDIKIDDIIATYEMREKPRA, from the coding sequence GTGGCTAAGGTCCGGGTATACGAACTCGCCAAGGAGTTCGGAGTGGAGAGCAAGGTCGTCATGGCCAAGCTCCAGGAACTCGGTGAGTTCGTCCGTTCGGCGTCCTCGACGATCGAGGCGCCGGTTGTGCGCAAGTTGACCGACGCACTGCAGGGGCCCGGCGGCAACGCCGGCAAGTCCGCTGCCAAGCCGGGAGCGCCCCGCAAGGCCGCCCCCGCCAAGCCCGGGGTCCCGACCCCTGGCCCCATTGCACGTCCCGCCGCCCCGAAGCCCGGCGCCCCGGCCCCCAAGCCGGCCGCAGCCGAGGCCCCGGCAGCGCCTGCCCCGGTGACTCCGGCCTCTCCCGGCCCGCGTCCCGGCCCGAAGGCTCCGGCCGCCCCGAAGCCCGCTCCGGCGGCGCCCGTGGCGACCGAGTTCACCGCACCCCCGGCCGCGCCCGCGCGTCCGGCCCAGGGTGCGACCCCCGGCCCGCGCCCGACGCAGCAGCGTCCCGCGGCCGGCGGCCAGGGCGGTGCCCGTCCCGGCGCCCCGCGCCCCGGTGCGACCCCGGGTGCCCAGGCCCCGCGCCCCGGCGGCGCGGCCCCCGGCCCCCGTCCGGGTGCCCGCCCCGCGGGTCCCCGCCCGGGCAACAACCCGTTCACCTCCGGCGGCTCCACCGGCATGGCGCGCCCGCAGGCGCCCCGTCCGGGCGGCGCACCGCGCCCCGGCGCCCCCGGTGCCGGCGGCGCCGGCGCCCCGCGTCCGCAGGCCGGTCCCGGCGGCGGCCCGCGTCCGCAGGCCCCCGGCGGTCCCCGTCCCACCCCGGGCGGCATGCCCCGCCCGCAGGGCCCGCGCCCGACGCCGGGCGGCAACCGCCCGAACCCCGGCATGATGCCGCAGCGTCCCGCGGCCGGCGGTCCCGGCCCGCGTCCCGGCGGCGGCCCCGGCCGTCCCGGTGCCGGCGGTCCCCGTCCGGGCGGCGCCGGCCGTCCCGGCGGCGGCGGCGGCTTCGCCGGCCGTCCGGCCGGTCCGGGCTCGCGCCCGGCGGGCGGCGGCTTCGGCGGCCCGCGTCCGGGTGGCGGCGGCTTCGGCGGCGGCCCGGGTGGCGGCGGCGGCCGTCCCGGCTTCGGCGGCCGTCCCGGCGGCCCCGGTGCCCGCGGCGGCACGCAGGGCGCGTTCGGCCGTCCCGGCGGTCCGGCCCGCCGCGGCCGCAAGTCGAAGCGGCAGCGGCGCCAGGAGTACGAGGCCATGCAGGCCCCGTCCGTCGGCGGCGTGATGCTGCCCCGCGGCAACGGCGAGACCGTTCGCCTGTCGCGCGGTGCGTCCCTCACCGACTTCGCGGAGAAGATCAACGCCAACCCGGCGTCGCTGGTCGCGGTCATGATGAACCTCGGCGAGATGGTCACGGCCACGCAGTCCGTGTCCGACGCGACCCTCCAGCTCCTCGCCGACGAGATGAACTACACGGTTCAGATCGTCAGCCCGGAGGAGGAGGACCGCGAGCTGCTCGAGTCCTTCGACATCGAGTTCGGCGAGGACGAGGGCGGCGAGGAGCTCCTGGTCGCGCGTCCGCCGGTCGTCACCGTCATGGGCCACGTCGACCACGGCAAGACCCGCCTCCTCGACGCCATCCGCAAGACCAACGTCGTCGCGGGCGAGGCCGGCGGCATCACCCAGCACATCGGTGCCTACCAGGTCGCGACCCAGGTCAACGACGAGGACCGCAAGATCACCTTCATCGACACCCCGGGTCACGAGGCGTTCACCGCCATGCGTGCCCGCGGTGCGAAGTCGACCGACATCGCGATCCTCGTGGTGGCGGCCAACGACGGTGTCATGCCGCAGACGATCGAGGCCCTGAACCACGCCAAGGCGGCCGACGTGCCGATCGTGGTCGCGGTCAACAAGATCGACGTCGAGGGCGCCGACCCGACGAAGGTGCGCGGCCAGCTCACCGAGTACGGCCTGGTGGCCGAGGAGTACGGCGGCGACACGATGTTCGTCGACATCTCCGCCAAGCAGGGCCTGAACATCGACAAGCTGCTCGAGGCCGTGGTCCTGACCGCGGACGCCGCGCTCGACCTGCGCGCCAACCCCGAGCAGGACGCCCAGGGCATCGCGATCGAGTCCCACCTCGACCGCGGCCGCGGTGCCGTCTCGACCGTCCTCGTCCAGCGCGGCACGCTGCGCATCGGCGACACGATGGTCGTGGGCGACGCGTACGGCCGTGTCCGCGCCATGCTCGACGACAAGGGCAACAACGTCGAGCAGGCGGGTCCGTCGACCCCCGTCCTGGTCCTGGGTCTCACCAACGTCCCCGGCGCCGGCGACAACTTCCTCGTCGTCGACGAGGACCGTACGGCCCGCCAGATCGCCGAGAAGCGCGCGGCGCGCGAGCGCAACGCCAACTTCGCCAAGCGCGTCCGTCGCGTGTCCCTCGAGGACCTCGACTCCGTGCTCAAGGCCGGTCTGGTCCAGGAACTCAACCTCATCATCAAGGGCGACGCGTCCGGTGCGGTCGAGGCCCTGGAGTCCTCGCTGCTCCAGCTCGACGTCGGCGAAGAGGTCGACATCCGCGTCCTGCACCGCGGTGTGGGTGCGGTCACCGAGTCCGACATCGACCTGGCGATGGGCTCCGACGCCATCGTCATCGGCTACAACGTCCGCGCGGCCGGCCGTGCCGCGCAGATGGCGGAGCGCGAGGGCGTCGACGTCCGGTACTACTCGGTGATCTACCAGGCCATCGAGGAGATCGAGGCGGCCCTGAAGGGCCTGCTGAAGCCGGAGTACGAAGAGGTCGAGCTCGGTACCGCGGAGGTCCGCGAGGTCTTCCGCTCGTCCAAGCTGGGCAACATCGCGGGTGTCCTCATCCGCTCCGGCGAGGTCAAGCGCAACACCAAGGCGCGCCTGCTCCGCGACGGCAAGGTCGTCGCAGAGAACCTCACGATCACCGGTCTGCGCCGCTTCAAGGACGATGTCACCGAGATCCGCGAAGGCTTCGAGGGCGGTATCAACCTCGGCAACTTCAACGACATCAAGATCGACGACATCATCGCGACGTACGAGATGCGCGAGAAGCCCCGCGCGTAA
- a CDS encoding DUF503 domain-containing protein, translated as MYVGTLSFDLLLGDVHSLKEKRSVVRPIVAELQRKFSVSAAEVADQELHRRARIGVALVSGDTGYLSDVLDRCERLVAARPEVELLSVRRRLHGDED; from the coding sequence ATGTACGTGGGGACTCTGTCCTTCGACCTGCTCCTCGGCGACGTCCACTCGCTGAAGGAGAAACGCTCCGTCGTCAGGCCCATCGTCGCCGAGCTCCAGCGGAAGTTCTCCGTGAGCGCGGCAGAGGTGGCCGACCAGGAACTGCACCGCCGGGCCCGTATCGGGGTCGCGCTGGTGAGCGGCGACACGGGGTACCTCTCGGACGTACTGGACCGCTGCGAGCGGCTGGTCGCGGCGCGTCCGGAAGTGGAGCTGCTGTCGGTGCGCAGGCGGCTCCACGGTGATGAAGACTGA
- the rbfA gene encoding 30S ribosome-binding factor RbfA: MADNARAKKLADLIREVVAEKLQRGVKDPRLGTHVTITDTRVTGDLREATVFYTVYGDDEDRASAAAGLESAKGVLRSAVGRAAGTKFTPTLTFVADALPENARTIEDLLDKARASDAQVREVSSGAEYAGGADPYKKSGDDEDATA, encoded by the coding sequence GTGGCCGACAATGCGCGGGCGAAGAAGCTGGCGGACCTCATCCGGGAGGTGGTGGCCGAGAAGCTGCAGCGAGGTGTCAAGGACCCCCGCCTCGGGACCCACGTGACCATCACGGACACCCGGGTCACCGGCGACCTGCGGGAGGCGACGGTCTTCTACACGGTCTACGGCGACGACGAGGACCGCGCCAGCGCGGCGGCGGGCCTGGAGAGCGCCAAGGGCGTCCTGCGCTCGGCGGTCGGCCGGGCGGCGGGCACCAAGTTCACGCCCACCCTGACGTTCGTCGCGGACGCCCTGCCGGAGAACGCGCGGACCATCGAGGACCTCCTCGACAAGGCGCGCGCCTCCGACGCCCAGGTCCGGGAGGTGTCCTCCGGTGCCGAGTACGCCGGCGGCGCCGACCCGTACAAGAAGTCCGGCGACGACGAGGACGCAACCGCGTAA
- the truB gene encoding tRNA pseudouridine(55) synthase TruB — MSTNAGKAPDGLVIVDKPSGFTSHDVVAKMRGIARTRRVGHAGTLDPMATGVLVLGVEKATKLLGHLALTEKEYLGTIRLGQNTLTDDAEGEITSSADASAVTREAVDAGVAKLTGEIMQVPSKVSAIKIKGVRSYKRARDGEDFDIPARPVTISSFRVYDMREAEAEDGTKVVDLVVSVVCSSGTYIRALARDLGADLGTGGHLTALRRTRVGPYKLDRARTLEQLQEELTVMPIGDAAAAAFPRWDLDARRASLLGNGVRIEMPEEYADRGPIAVFGPQGQLLGLVESKGGKAKSLAVFA, encoded by the coding sequence ATGAGCACCAACGCAGGGAAGGCGCCGGACGGCCTTGTCATCGTCGACAAGCCGTCCGGCTTCACTTCGCACGACGTGGTCGCGAAGATGCGCGGGATCGCCAGGACCCGCCGCGTCGGCCACGCGGGCACGCTCGACCCGATGGCGACGGGCGTGCTCGTCCTGGGCGTCGAGAAGGCCACCAAGCTCCTCGGCCACCTCGCGCTCACGGAGAAGGAGTACCTCGGCACCATCCGCCTCGGCCAGAACACCCTGACCGACGACGCCGAGGGCGAGATCACCTCCTCCGCGGACGCCTCCGCGGTCACCCGCGAGGCCGTCGACGCGGGCGTCGCCAAGCTGACGGGCGAGATCATGCAGGTCCCGTCGAAGGTCAGCGCCATCAAGATCAAGGGCGTGCGGTCCTACAAGCGCGCCCGCGACGGCGAGGACTTCGACATCCCGGCCCGGCCGGTGACCATCTCGTCGTTCCGGGTGTACGACATGCGCGAGGCCGAGGCGGAGGACGGCACGAAGGTCGTCGACCTGGTCGTCTCCGTCGTCTGCTCCAGCGGTACGTACATCCGCGCCCTCGCCCGGGACCTCGGCGCCGACCTCGGCACCGGCGGCCACCTGACCGCGCTGCGGCGCACCCGCGTGGGCCCGTACAAGCTGGACCGGGCGCGGACCCTGGAGCAGCTCCAGGAGGAGCTGACCGTCATGCCGATCGGCGACGCGGCCGCCGCGGCGTTCCCCCGATGGGACCTGGACGCCCGCCGGGCCTCGCTGCTCGGCAACGGCGTCCGGATCGAGATGCCGGAGGAGTACGCGGACCGCGGGCCGATCGCGGTCTTCGGGCCGCAGGGGCAGCTGCTCGGCCTGGTGGAGAGCAAGGGCGGCAAGGCGAAGTCGCTGGCGGTCTTCGCCTGA
- a CDS encoding bifunctional riboflavin kinase/FAD synthetase: MQRWRGLEDIPQDWGRSVVTIGSYDGVHRGHQLIIGRAVARARELGVPSVVVTFDPHPSEVVRPGSHPPILAPYDRRAELMAGLGVDALLILPFTAEFSQLSPSDFIVKVLVDKLHARAVIEGPNFRFGHRAAGNVDFLRELGATYDYEVEVVDLFERGTAGGGVPFSSTLARKLVAEGDMEGAAEVLGRPHRVEGVVVRGAQRGRELGYPTANVETPPHTAIPADGVYAGWLTANGERMPAAISVGTNLQFDATERTVEAYAIDRIGLDLYGLHVTVDFLAYVRGMARFESLDGLLEAIADDVKRARALTQEYDARHALH, translated from the coding sequence GTGCAGCGCTGGCGTGGCTTGGAGGACATCCCCCAGGACTGGGGGCGCAGCGTCGTCACCATCGGCTCGTACGACGGTGTGCACCGGGGCCACCAGCTGATCATCGGGCGTGCCGTCGCCAGGGCGCGGGAGCTCGGTGTGCCGTCCGTCGTGGTCACCTTCGACCCGCACCCCAGCGAGGTCGTCCGCCCCGGCAGCCACCCGCCGATCCTGGCGCCGTACGACCGGCGCGCCGAGCTGATGGCCGGGCTGGGGGTGGACGCGCTGCTGATCCTGCCGTTCACGGCGGAGTTCTCGCAGCTCTCCCCGTCCGACTTCATCGTGAAGGTGCTCGTCGACAAGCTGCACGCGCGCGCCGTCATCGAGGGCCCGAACTTCCGCTTCGGCCACCGCGCCGCCGGAAACGTCGACTTCCTGCGCGAGCTGGGCGCCACGTACGACTACGAGGTCGAGGTCGTCGACCTCTTCGAGCGGGGCACCGCGGGCGGCGGCGTGCCGTTCTCCTCCACGCTGGCCCGCAAGCTGGTCGCCGAGGGCGACATGGAGGGCGCCGCCGAGGTGCTGGGCCGCCCGCACCGCGTCGAGGGCGTCGTCGTGCGCGGCGCGCAGCGCGGGCGCGAGCTGGGCTACCCCACGGCCAACGTCGAGACCCCGCCGCACACGGCGATCCCCGCGGACGGCGTGTACGCGGGCTGGCTGACCGCGAACGGCGAGCGGATGCCGGCGGCGATCTCGGTGGGGACGAACCTGCAGTTCGACGCCACCGAGCGGACCGTGGAGGCGTACGCGATCGACCGGATCGGCCTCGACCTGTACGGGCTGCACGTCACCGTGGACTTCCTCGCCTACGTGCGGGGCATGGCCCGGTTCGAGTCGCTGGACGGCCTGCTGGAGGCCATCGCGGACGACGTGAAGCGGGCGCGGGCGCTGACCCAGGAGTACGACGCGCGGCACGCGCTGCACTGA
- a CDS encoding SCO5717 family growth-regulating ATPase: MSGDRNERRGGAWDVPTDDQSDAEPEVTGEFTIDYTPPAWYTQGAAPASPVPALPEGSGFEPHRPSELASPPTMRMAPPARTADTAAPAPDPAAPAVPDPASAPAPTADAAPTAPAPGPTPAEAPQPLAADPADAPALPAGPAFPETSVPAQAEAPQPFAADEGAPAPAPAFPGAPAPADAPQAAQPLTSAEGTAAPVPAPAEAPRAGQPFTAGPADSAPAPAFPEAPAPADAPQAGQSFAAGPAEGAPAPGPAFPAAPAEVPQHLPADAAVPPALTPVPADAAAPSAPAPVPAPSDGAVPALPAPSPQAPASGTPSFGVPQLQAPGTASSGRGIVLGKPAGASGAVPHPAAPAEGTALPPAASEPAPADAVPAGYTPAGYAPAAEAPPAPQAFPAAPAPADAPPQQPAPSPYAPPATPQGNGFPPQAPGAAGGHPYAPAPAVGGYAYPPASQAPAAPQGYGFPPQAPANAGGYAYPPSAPAPAAEAAPLHAPAQPQPQQPQPQPQIDPRTAAQWPAGPQPGPQPHDPHYQPGPAAGGAPLGYTAAVELSSDRLLRGKQKPKPQRAGFRFGGKAAEAERLRRLELIRTPVMSCYRIAVISLKGGVGKTTTTTALGATLASERQDKILAIDANPDAGTLGRRVRRETGATIRDLVQAIPYLNSYMDIRRFTSQAPSGLEIIANDVDPAVSTTFNDEDYRRVIDTLGRQYPIILTDSGTGLLYSAMRGVLDLADQLIIISTPSVDGASSASTTLDWLSAHGYGDLVSRSLTVISGVRETSKMIKTEDIVQHFETRCRGVVVVPFDEHLAAGAEVDLDLMRPKTREAYFHLASLVAEDFVRAARQAPPQQWGAPQPPAAPGQPYGQPHPQAHPQGAPTGYPQPYPQPAQPYPAQPGGPWPQQPQPGQQPPRDPRLG; this comes from the coding sequence GTGAGCGGCGATCGGAACGAGAGGCGCGGCGGGGCGTGGGACGTCCCGACGGACGATCAGTCCGACGCGGAGCCCGAGGTGACGGGCGAGTTCACCATCGACTACACGCCGCCCGCCTGGTACACGCAGGGCGCGGCCCCGGCCTCGCCCGTCCCCGCGCTGCCCGAGGGCAGCGGCTTCGAACCGCACCGGCCCTCGGAGCTCGCCTCGCCTCCGACGATGCGCATGGCTCCCCCGGCGCGCACCGCGGACACGGCCGCGCCGGCTCCGGACCCCGCTGCCCCGGCCGTTCCTGACCCGGCGTCGGCGCCCGCGCCGACGGCGGATGCCGCGCCGACGGCCCCCGCGCCCGGCCCGACCCCGGCCGAGGCACCGCAGCCCCTGGCCGCGGACCCGGCCGACGCCCCCGCGCTGCCGGCCGGACCCGCCTTCCCGGAGACGTCCGTACCGGCTCAGGCCGAGGCGCCGCAGCCCTTCGCCGCCGACGAGGGCGCGCCCGCGCCCGCACCGGCCTTCCCCGGGGCTCCGGCTCCGGCCGACGCGCCGCAGGCCGCGCAGCCGCTCACCTCTGCCGAGGGCACGGCGGCGCCCGTACCGGCACCGGCCGAAGCACCGCGGGCCGGGCAGCCGTTCACGGCGGGTCCGGCCGACAGCGCGCCCGCACCGGCCTTCCCCGAGGCACCGGCTCCGGCCGACGCACCGCAGGCCGGGCAGTCCTTCGCGGCAGGCCCGGCCGAGGGTGCGCCGGCGCCCGGACCGGCCTTCCCGGCGGCACCGGCCGAGGTGCCGCAGCACCTCCCGGCCGACGCGGCCGTACCGCCCGCGCTGACGCCCGTACCGGCAGACGCGGCCGCGCCCTCGGCGCCCGCTCCCGTACCGGCGCCCTCCGACGGCGCGGTCCCGGCGCTGCCCGCGCCCTCCCCGCAGGCCCCGGCATCCGGGACGCCGTCCTTCGGCGTGCCGCAGCTCCAGGCGCCCGGGACCGCCTCGTCCGGGCGGGGCATCGTGCTGGGCAAGCCGGCCGGCGCCTCCGGTGCGGTCCCCCACCCGGCTGCCCCGGCCGAGGGGACGGCCCTGCCCCCGGCAGCATCCGAGCCGGCTCCGGCCGATGCGGTGCCCGCCGGGTACACGCCCGCCGGGTACGCACCCGCCGCCGAAGCACCGCCGGCGCCGCAGGCGTTCCCCGCTGCTCCGGCGCCGGCCGACGCTCCCCCGCAGCAGCCGGCCCCTTCCCCGTACGCTCCCCCGGCGACCCCCCAGGGCAACGGCTTCCCGCCCCAGGCCCCCGGCGCGGCGGGCGGCCACCCCTACGCGCCCGCGCCCGCGGTGGGCGGGTACGCCTACCCGCCCGCCTCGCAGGCCCCCGCGGCCCCGCAGGGCTACGGCTTCCCGCCCCAGGCCCCCGCCAACGCCGGCGGCTACGCCTACCCGCCCTCGGCGCCGGCGCCGGCCGCCGAGGCCGCGCCGCTGCATGCCCCCGCCCAGCCGCAGCCGCAGCAGCCGCAGCCGCAGCCGCAGATCGACCCGCGGACCGCAGCCCAGTGGCCGGCCGGCCCGCAACCCGGTCCGCAGCCGCACGACCCGCACTACCAGCCCGGCCCCGCCGCGGGCGGCGCGCCGCTCGGGTACACGGCGGCCGTCGAGCTGTCCTCCGACCGGCTGCTGCGCGGCAAGCAGAAGCCCAAGCCGCAGCGGGCGGGCTTCCGCTTCGGCGGCAAGGCGGCCGAGGCCGAGCGCCTGCGCAGGCTGGAGCTGATCCGCACCCCGGTGATGTCCTGCTACCGGATCGCCGTGATCAGCCTCAAGGGCGGCGTCGGCAAGACGACGACGACCACCGCGCTCGGCGCGACCCTGGCCAGCGAGCGCCAGGACAAGATCCTGGCCATCGACGCGAACCCGGACGCCGGCACCCTCGGCCGCCGGGTCCGCCGCGAGACCGGGGCGACCATCCGGGACCTGGTCCAGGCGATCCCGTACCTGAACTCGTACATGGACATCCGGCGGTTCACCTCGCAGGCCCCCTCCGGCCTGGAGATCATCGCGAACGACGTCGACCCGGCCGTGTCGACCACGTTCAACGACGAGGACTACCGCCGCGTCATCGACACGCTCGGCCGCCAGTACCCGATCATCCTCACCGACTCCGGCACCGGCCTGCTCTACTCGGCGATGCGCGGCGTCCTGGATCTCGCCGACCAGCTGATCATCATCTCGACGCCGTCCGTGGACGGCGCGAGCAGCGCCAGCACCACGCTCGACTGGCTCTCCGCGCACGGGTACGGCGACCTCGTCTCGCGCTCCCTCACCGTCATCTCCGGGGTCCGCGAGACCAGCAAGATGATCAAGACCGAGGACATCGTCCAGCACTTCGAGACCCGCTGCCGCGGCGTCGTCGTGGTGCCCTTCGACGAGCACCTCGCCGCCGGCGCCGAGGTCGACCTCGACCTGATGCGGCCGAAGACCCGCGAGGCGTACTTCCACCTCGCCTCCCTCGTGGCCGAGGACTTCGTCCGCGCCGCCCGGCAGGCGCCCCCGCAGCAGTGGGGAGCCCCGCAGCCGCCGGCGGCCCCGGGGCAGCCGTACGGGCAGCCGCACCCCCAGGCCCACCCCCAGGGCGCTCCGACCGGCTACCCGCAGCCCTACCCTCAGCCCGCGCAGCCGTACCCCGCCCAGCCGGGCGGACCCTGGCCGCAGCAGCCGCAGCCGGGCCAGCAGCCCCCGCGCGACCCGCGCCTCGGCTGA